The Pirellulales bacterium DNA segment CATCAGGCCTGCCGCATTGCGCTGCGATTAGCCACAGCGGGCGAAGAGCAATTCCAGGGCGAATGACAGGCCACGCAACATGGAACTCGACGACGAACTATGTCTGTGCTTTCACGTCACCAAGCGAAAGGTGCTGAATTTTTTGCAGGTCGAACAGCCGCGCCGCGCCAGCCAAATGAGCCAGTGCTTTGGCGCTGGCACCGGCTGCGGCTGGTGCCGCCCTTATTTGCGGAAACTGTTCGAAGCGGCCCAAAAGGGACAGCCCGCCACAAACAGTGCTGATCTCCCTGCGGCCACAG contains these protein-coding regions:
- a CDS encoding (2Fe-2S)-binding protein, whose product is MELDDELCLCFHVTKRKVLNFLQVEQPRRASQMSQCFGAGTGCGWCRPYLRKLFEAAQKGQPATNSADLPAATEYATGRTQYVKQGQGVLPPGATPIGP